A window of the Pseudomonas gozinkensis genome harbors these coding sequences:
- a CDS encoding putative quinol monooxygenase yields MSQPFTAIATLIARPGQQDVLEQHLRALIEPTRAEAGCGQYELHQDLANPLAFYMIEQWASDEALQAHDASAHIQHFRSQAESFLEHFELKRLRVIA; encoded by the coding sequence ATGTCCCAGCCTTTCACCGCCATCGCCACCCTGATTGCCCGACCTGGTCAGCAGGACGTCCTTGAACAGCACCTGCGCGCCCTGATCGAACCGACCCGCGCGGAAGCGGGTTGCGGACAGTACGAACTGCACCAGGATCTGGCCAATCCGCTGGCCTTCTACATGATCGAACAGTGGGCCAGCGACGAAGCCCTGCAAGCCCACGATGCCAGCGCCCATATCCAGCATTTCCGCAGCCAGGCCGAGTCGTTCCTCGAACACTTCGAACTCAAGCGCCTGCGCGTCATCGCCTGA
- a CDS encoding LysR family transcriptional regulator — MLRFDDLQLFVRAADLGSLSAAARVMDLSAAVASAALKRIEQQLGARLLARSTRSLRLTAEGEGFLEYARAALSNLEEGRRLLASGQDQVSGILQLSAPSDFGRNLLLPWLDDFQREHPKLTVRLLLGDRIADLFRQPVDIALRYGEPEDSSLVALPIAPHNRRVLCASPAYLARQGEPLSLEQLAQHNCLLYMLGGRVHDHWSFHDGKREVGLTVSGDRFSDDADVVRLWAVAGAGIAYKSWLDVAGDVLAGRLKVLLPELLCERAPLNLLCAHRAQLSKPVNLLREMLASRCAELSSRFPVFTGTDH, encoded by the coding sequence ATGCTGCGTTTCGATGACTTGCAGTTGTTTGTCCGGGCGGCGGATCTGGGCAGCCTGTCGGCGGCGGCGCGAGTGATGGACCTGTCCGCCGCCGTGGCCAGTGCTGCGCTCAAGCGGATCGAGCAACAACTGGGGGCGCGGCTGTTGGCGCGCTCCACCCGCAGCCTGCGGCTGACGGCCGAAGGTGAAGGTTTTCTCGAATACGCCCGGGCTGCGTTGAGCAACCTGGAGGAGGGCCGTCGTCTGCTGGCCAGCGGACAGGATCAGGTCAGCGGGATATTGCAGCTGTCGGCCCCCTCGGATTTCGGTCGCAACTTGCTGTTGCCCTGGCTCGACGACTTTCAGCGCGAACACCCGAAGCTGACGGTGCGCCTGCTGCTGGGCGACCGCATCGCCGATCTGTTTCGCCAGCCAGTGGACATCGCGTTGCGCTACGGCGAGCCGGAAGATTCCAGTCTGGTGGCGTTGCCGATTGCCCCGCACAACCGACGGGTGTTGTGCGCATCGCCTGCCTACCTGGCGCGACAGGGTGAGCCGCTGAGTCTGGAACAGCTCGCGCAGCACAACTGCCTGTTGTACATGCTCGGAGGCCGAGTGCATGACCACTGGAGTTTCCACGACGGCAAGCGTGAGGTCGGCCTGACCGTCAGTGGCGACCGCTTCAGCGACGATGCCGACGTGGTGCGTCTGTGGGCGGTGGCGGGAGCCGGTATCGCCTACAAGTCGTGGCTCGACGTGGCCGGTGATGTGCTGGCGGGTCGGCTGAAAGTGCTGTTGCCGGAGCTGCTCTGCGAACGTGCTCCGCTGAATTTGTTGTGCGCCCATCGCGCACAATTGAGTAAGCCGGTGAACCTGCTGAGGGAAATGCTCGCCAGTCGTTGCGCTGAATTGAGTAGCCGATTTCCCGTTTTCACGGGGACCGATCATTAG
- a CDS encoding ArsR/SmtB family transcription factor, translating to MEHAPCISQIATLLADPKRSAMMWALMDGSARQTEELALLAGLSPSSASAHLGRLSAGGLLKVEARGRKRFFRLAAPEIGAAIEALASATLASAPREIPDVFKRASPVVRPQAAPSSLLRARFCDDHLGGTLAADLYQRLLDAGWIEQLENRVVVTHKGSTQLAGRGVYIQALAHRNAQVACACPDWSERRPHMGGSLGAALLQLFMQSGWLVLPNDSRALQLTAAGQREIHRFACETELEMAL from the coding sequence ATGGAACATGCACCTTGCATCAGCCAGATCGCCACGTTGCTGGCCGACCCCAAACGCAGCGCGATGATGTGGGCGTTGATGGATGGCTCGGCGCGGCAGACCGAGGAGCTGGCGTTGCTGGCGGGGCTTTCGCCGTCGTCAGCCAGTGCGCATCTGGGGCGCTTGTCCGCTGGCGGTCTGTTGAAGGTCGAGGCGCGCGGACGCAAACGCTTCTTTCGCCTGGCCGCTCCCGAAATCGGCGCGGCCATCGAAGCGCTGGCCAGTGCCACCCTGGCCAGTGCCCCGCGAGAAATTCCCGACGTGTTCAAGCGTGCCTCGCCGGTCGTCAGACCCCAGGCCGCCCCCTCGTCACTGCTGCGCGCGCGGTTTTGCGACGACCATCTTGGGGGAACGCTGGCCGCCGACCTGTACCAGCGACTGCTCGACGCCGGCTGGATCGAGCAGCTTGAGAATCGGGTGGTCGTGACGCACAAAGGCTCGACACAACTGGCCGGGCGCGGGGTGTATATCCAGGCGCTGGCACACCGCAATGCTCAGGTGGCTTGCGCCTGTCCGGACTGGAGCGAGCGTCGCCCGCACATGGGCGGCTCGCTCGGCGCGGCGTTGTTGCAGCTATTCATGCAGTCGGGCTGGCTGGTGCTGCCCAACGATTCCCGTGCCTTGCAATTGACGGCGGCCGGCCAGCGGGAAATCCATCGATTTGCCTGTGAAACCGAGCTGGAAATGGCGTTGTAG
- a CDS encoding MFS transporter, which translates to MDTRNFSAADRLERLPVSGYHRIIFIIIALAFFFDSMDLAMMTFLLGSIKAEFGLSSAQAGLLASSSFFGMVLGASLSGLLADRFGRKPVFQWSIVLWGLASYLCSTAQTVDSLTLFRILLGIGMGMEFPIAQSMLSELIPAQRRGRYIALMDGFWPLGFVAAGVLSYFLLPLIGWRDIFLVLAVPAVFVLAIRFFIPESPRWLEQAGKHDAADKVLRGIEARVQASLGGAALPEPVRLPRSVTPPGHFLSALKQIWSPLYRQRTTMIWSLWFFALLGFYGLTSWLSALLQQSGFAVTQSVYYTVLISLGGIPGFLMAAWLVERWGRKPVCIVTLLGGGVMAFLYGQSAVFGGNVSLLIGTGLLMQFFLFGMWAVLYTYTPELYPTSARATGSGFASAIGRVGSLLGPLVTGLVFPITGQGGVFALGALCFAIAAGVVWLFGMETRGKTLEELTEAEVIG; encoded by the coding sequence ATGGACACGAGAAACTTCAGCGCGGCAGATCGACTGGAGCGTCTGCCAGTCAGCGGTTATCACCGGATCATATTCATCATCATCGCCCTGGCGTTTTTCTTCGACTCCATGGATCTGGCGATGATGACCTTCCTGCTCGGCTCGATCAAAGCCGAGTTCGGCCTGAGCAGTGCGCAGGCTGGTCTGCTGGCGAGTTCGAGTTTTTTCGGCATGGTGCTGGGGGCGTCGCTGTCCGGATTGCTGGCGGATCGATTCGGTCGTAAACCAGTGTTCCAGTGGAGCATCGTCTTGTGGGGGCTGGCCAGTTACCTGTGTTCCACGGCGCAGACGGTCGATAGCCTGACGCTGTTTCGCATCCTGCTGGGAATCGGCATGGGCATGGAGTTTCCGATTGCCCAGTCGATGTTGTCGGAGTTGATCCCCGCCCAGCGCCGGGGTCGCTACATCGCATTGATGGACGGTTTCTGGCCGCTGGGTTTCGTGGCTGCCGGGGTGCTGTCGTATTTCCTGCTGCCATTGATTGGCTGGCGCGACATCTTTCTGGTGCTGGCAGTGCCGGCGGTGTTCGTGCTGGCGATCCGCTTTTTCATTCCCGAGTCGCCGCGCTGGCTGGAGCAGGCCGGCAAACATGACGCGGCGGACAAAGTGCTGCGCGGAATTGAGGCGCGGGTACAGGCCTCACTCGGCGGTGCTGCATTGCCGGAGCCGGTTCGTCTGCCTCGCAGCGTGACCCCACCGGGGCATTTCCTTTCGGCGCTCAAACAGATCTGGTCACCGCTGTATCGCCAGCGCACGACGATGATCTGGAGCCTGTGGTTCTTCGCGCTGCTCGGCTTCTACGGCCTGACCTCGTGGCTCAGTGCGTTGTTGCAACAGTCGGGTTTTGCCGTGACCCAGTCGGTGTATTACACCGTGCTGATTTCCCTCGGCGGGATTCCCGGGTTCCTGATGGCGGCCTGGCTGGTGGAGCGCTGGGGACGCAAGCCGGTGTGCATCGTCACGTTGCTCGGCGGCGGGGTGATGGCGTTTCTGTACGGACAAAGTGCTGTGTTCGGCGGCAATGTGTCGCTGCTGATCGGCACGGGCCTGCTGATGCAGTTTTTCCTGTTCGGCATGTGGGCGGTGCTCTACACCTACACGCCGGAGTTGTATCCGACATCGGCGCGGGCGACGGGCTCGGGTTTTGCCTCGGCCATCGGCCGCGTGGGCTCGTTGCTCGGGCCGTTGGTCACCGGGCTGGTGTTCCCGATCACCGGGCAGGGCGGGGTGTTTGCGTTGGGGGCGCTGTGCTTTGCGATTGCGGCGGGGGTGGTGTGGCTGTTCGGGATGGAGACCCGGGGCAAAACCTTGGAGGAATTGACCGAAGCAGAAGTTATTGGCTGA
- a CDS encoding adenosine deaminase, whose product MYDWLNALPKAELHLHLEGSLEPELLFALAERNKIALPWSDVETLRKAYAFNNLQEFLDLYYQGADVLRTSQDFYDLTWAYLLRCKEQNVIHTEPFFDPQTHTDRGIPFEVVLNGIAAALKDGEQQLGITSGLILSFLRHLSEDEAQKTLDQALPFRDAFVAVGLDSSEMGHPPSKFQRVFDRARHEGFLTVAHAGEEGPPEYIWEAIDLLKIQRIDHGVRAIEDERLMQRIIDEQIPLTVCPLSNTKLCVFDHMSQHNILDMLERGVKVTVNSDDPAYFGGYVTENFHALHTHLGMTQDQAKRLAQNSLDARLVKP is encoded by the coding sequence ATGTACGACTGGCTCAACGCCCTGCCCAAGGCCGAACTGCACCTGCACCTCGAAGGCTCGCTGGAGCCCGAGCTGCTGTTCGCCCTGGCCGAACGCAACAAGATCGCCCTGCCGTGGAGCGATGTCGAAACCCTGCGCAAGGCTTACGCCTTCAACAATTTGCAGGAATTCCTCGACCTGTATTACCAGGGCGCCGACGTGCTGCGCACCTCCCAGGATTTCTATGACCTGACCTGGGCCTACCTGCTGCGCTGCAAAGAACAGAACGTGATCCACACCGAACCGTTCTTCGATCCGCAGACCCACACCGACCGTGGCATCCCGTTCGAAGTGGTGCTCAACGGCATCGCCGCCGCGCTGAAGGATGGCGAGCAGCAACTGGGCATCACCAGCGGTTTGATCCTGAGTTTCCTGCGCCACCTGAGCGAAGACGAAGCACAGAAAACCCTCGACCAGGCGCTGCCATTCCGTGATGCGTTCGTGGCGGTAGGTCTGGACAGTTCCGAAATGGGTCACCCGCCGAGCAAGTTCCAGCGCGTGTTCGACCGTGCCCGCCACGAGGGTTTCCTGACCGTCGCCCATGCTGGCGAAGAAGGCCCGCCGGAGTACATCTGGGAAGCCATCGACCTGCTGAAAATCCAGCGCATCGACCATGGCGTGCGCGCCATCGAAGACGAGCGCTTGATGCAGCGGATCATCGATGAGCAGATCCCGCTGACTGTGTGCCCGCTGTCGAACACCAAGCTCTGCGTGTTCGATCACATGTCCCAGCACAACATCCTCGACATGCTCGAGCGCGGCGTGAAGGTCACGGTGAACTCCGATGACCCGGCGTACTTCGGTGGTTACGTGACCGAGAACTTCCACGCGCTGCACACTCACCTGGGCATGACTCAGGACCAGGCCAAACGCCTGGCGCAGAACAGCCTGGATGCGCGGTTGGTAAAACCATAA
- a CDS encoding 2-oxoglutarate and iron-dependent oxygenase domain-containing protein: MNSLPIIDISPLYSDDHNAWPAVAEQIDHACREWGFFYIKGHPISAQRIESLLDHARHFFALPTAEKLKIDITRTVHHRGYGAIATEQLDPDKPSDLKETFDMGLHLPADHPEVLAEKPLRGPNRHPAIPGWEALMEQHYLDMQALAQTLLRAMTLALGIERDFFDTRFNEPVSVLRMIHYPPRHTASSAEQQGAGAHTDYGCITLLYQDAAGGLQVKNVKGQWIDAPPIDGTFVVNLGDMMARWSNDRYRSTPHRVISPLGVDRYSMPFFAEPHPDTRIECLPGCQDAQHPAKYPTTTCAEFLLSRFADTYAYRREQEAV; this comes from the coding sequence ATGAACAGCCTTCCGATCATCGACATCTCGCCGCTTTACTCCGACGACCACAACGCCTGGCCCGCCGTCGCCGAACAGATCGACCACGCCTGCCGCGAATGGGGCTTTTTCTATATCAAGGGCCATCCGATTTCTGCGCAGCGCATCGAATCCCTGCTCGATCACGCCCGGCACTTCTTCGCGCTGCCGACTGCGGAAAAACTCAAGATCGACATCACCCGGACCGTCCATCACCGCGGCTACGGCGCCATCGCCACCGAACAACTGGACCCGGACAAACCCAGCGACCTCAAGGAAACCTTCGACATGGGCCTGCACCTGCCGGCGGATCATCCTGAAGTGCTGGCAGAAAAACCCTTGCGTGGCCCCAACCGTCATCCGGCCATTCCCGGCTGGGAAGCGCTGATGGAACAGCACTACCTCGACATGCAGGCCCTGGCGCAAACCCTGCTGCGGGCCATGACTCTGGCGCTGGGCATCGAGCGGGACTTCTTCGATACACGCTTCAACGAACCGGTCAGTGTGCTGCGAATGATCCACTACCCACCGCGCCACACCGCCAGTTCCGCCGAACAGCAAGGTGCCGGTGCGCACACCGATTACGGCTGCATCACGCTGCTGTATCAGGACGCCGCCGGCGGCTTGCAGGTGAAAAACGTCAAAGGCCAGTGGATCGACGCACCGCCCATCGACGGCACGTTCGTGGTCAACCTTGGCGACATGATGGCGCGCTGGAGCAACGACCGTTATCGCTCGACTCCGCACCGGGTGATCAGCCCGCTCGGCGTGGATCGCTACTCGATGCCGTTCTTCGCCGAACCGCACCCGGACACGCGTATCGAGTGCCTGCCCGGTTGCCAGGACGCACAGCATCCGGCGAAATATCCGACCACCACCTGCGCCGAATTTCTGCTGTCGCGCTTCGCCGATACCTACGCCTATCGACGGGAGCAGGAAGCGGTGTGA
- a CDS encoding BMP family ABC transporter substrate-binding protein produces the protein MQKRPLQTLLCIAMGLGLSLSASAADPLKVGFVYIGPIGDHGWTYQHEQGRKALAEKLGTQITTNYVENVAEGADAERVIRNMAKDNYDLIFTTSFGYMNPTVKVAKQFPKVTFEHATGYKQDKNLGTYLARTYEGRYVGGFLAAKMTKTKKIGYVASFPIPEVIRDINAIQLALNKYNPGTEIKVVWVNSWFDPGKEADAANALIDQGVDVVFQHTDSPAPIQAAERRGVYAVGYASDMAHFGPKAVLTSIVNDWAPHYIQATQSVIDHNWKSQDYWGGLKEGTVELPISDLVPAPVKAEAEQIIADIKSGALQPFTGPIKDQAGVEKIPAGVSASNAELASMNYYVEGMKAEMPK, from the coding sequence ATGCAAAAACGTCCACTGCAAACACTGCTATGCATCGCCATGGGCCTTGGCCTCAGCCTGAGCGCCAGTGCCGCCGATCCACTGAAAGTCGGCTTCGTCTACATCGGCCCCATCGGCGACCACGGCTGGACGTATCAGCATGAACAGGGGCGCAAGGCGCTGGCGGAAAAGCTCGGCACGCAGATCACCACCAACTACGTGGAGAACGTCGCCGAAGGCGCCGATGCCGAGCGGGTGATCCGCAACATGGCCAAGGACAATTACGACCTGATCTTCACCACCTCTTTCGGCTACATGAACCCGACGGTGAAAGTCGCCAAACAGTTTCCCAAGGTGACCTTCGAACACGCCACCGGCTACAAGCAGGACAAGAACCTCGGTACCTATCTCGCGCGCACCTACGAGGGGCGTTACGTCGGTGGTTTCCTCGCGGCGAAGATGACCAAGACCAAAAAGATCGGCTACGTCGCCTCGTTCCCGATCCCGGAAGTGATCCGCGACATCAACGCCATCCAGCTGGCGCTGAACAAGTACAACCCCGGCACCGAGATCAAAGTGGTGTGGGTCAACTCGTGGTTCGATCCGGGCAAGGAAGCCGACGCCGCCAACGCGCTGATCGACCAGGGCGTGGACGTGGTGTTCCAGCACACCGACAGCCCGGCGCCGATCCAGGCCGCCGAGCGGCGCGGTGTCTATGCCGTGGGCTACGCTTCGGACATGGCGCACTTCGGGCCGAAAGCGGTGCTGACTTCGATCGTCAACGACTGGGCGCCGCACTACATCCAGGCGACCCAGAGCGTGATCGACCATAACTGGAAATCCCAGGACTACTGGGGCGGGTTGAAGGAAGGCACGGTCGAACTGCCGATCAGCGATCTGGTGCCGGCACCGGTGAAGGCCGAAGCCGAGCAGATCATCGCTGACATCAAAAGCGGCGCCCTGCAACCGTTCACCGGGCCGATCAAGGATCAGGCCGGGGTCGAGAAAATCCCGGCAGGGGTCAGCGCCAGCAACGCCGAACTGGCGTCGATGAATTACTACGTCGAAGGCATGAAGGCCGAGATGCCGAAGTAA
- a CDS encoding calcium:proton antiporter, whose amino-acid sequence MLTILKQESFLLLALIAAFVAYPLEHWLLHSGQLVALTAGLVLIAFIVAASMRVAHQAELLAEKVGDPYGTMILTLAAVLVEVVILAIMMSNEASPTLVRDTIYSAVMLDINGILGLAALMGGIKHGEQSYNDDSARSYSVMILTAMGVSMVVPEFIPEANWKIYSAFTIGAMVVLYALFLRMQVGPHSYFFSYSYPDKRRKKEPVEQEPKPVSLALSIGILVFGVVVIGALAEVMSKTLDLGLEGTGAPPVITAILVAAISAAPEILTALRAALANRMQSVVNIAMGASLSTVILTVPVMEAMALYTGQPFQMAMTPVQTVMIFITLIVSAINLNDGETNAIEGMTHFVLFATFIMLSLLGL is encoded by the coding sequence ATGCTCACGATCCTCAAGCAAGAAAGCTTTCTGCTGCTGGCCCTGATTGCCGCCTTCGTCGCGTATCCGCTGGAGCACTGGTTGCTGCACAGTGGCCAGCTCGTCGCGCTGACGGCCGGGCTGGTGCTGATCGCCTTCATCGTCGCCGCCTCGATGCGCGTCGCCCATCAGGCCGAACTGCTCGCGGAAAAAGTCGGTGACCCCTACGGCACGATGATCCTGACCCTCGCCGCCGTGCTGGTGGAAGTGGTGATCCTGGCGATCATGATGAGCAACGAAGCCTCGCCGACACTGGTACGCGACACGATCTATTCGGCGGTGATGCTCGACATCAACGGCATCCTCGGCCTCGCCGCATTGATGGGCGGGATCAAGCATGGCGAGCAGTCCTACAACGATGATTCAGCCCGCAGTTACAGCGTGATGATCCTCACCGCCATGGGGGTGTCGATGGTGGTGCCGGAGTTCATTCCCGAGGCCAACTGGAAAATCTATTCGGCGTTCACCATCGGCGCGATGGTGGTGCTTTATGCTTTGTTCCTGCGCATGCAGGTCGGACCGCACAGCTATTTTTTCAGCTACAGCTACCCGGACAAACGCCGCAAGAAAGAGCCCGTGGAGCAGGAGCCGAAACCGGTCAGCCTGGCGCTGTCGATCGGCATTCTGGTGTTCGGTGTGGTGGTGATCGGCGCACTGGCCGAGGTGATGTCCAAGACCCTCGATCTGGGCCTGGAAGGGACGGGCGCACCGCCGGTGATCACGGCGATTCTGGTGGCGGCGATCTCGGCGGCGCCGGAGATTTTGACCGCGTTGCGCGCAGCGTTGGCCAACCGCATGCAGTCGGTGGTCAACATTGCGATGGGGGCGTCGTTGTCGACGGTGATTTTGACGGTGCCGGTGATGGAAGCGATGGCGCTCTATACGGGGCAGCCGTTTCAGATGGCGATGACGCCGGTGCAGACGGTGATGATCTTCATCACGCTGATCGTCAGTGCGATCAACCTCAATGACGGGGAGACCAATGCGATTGAGGGCATGACGCACTTTGTGCTGTTTGCGACGTTCATCATGTTGTCGCTGCTCGGACTTTGA
- a CDS encoding 8-oxoguanine deaminase, whose product MPATRIWLKNPLAIFTANGLDARGGLVLQDGVITEVLGAGQQPSAPCNEVFDAREHVILPGLINTHHHFYQTLTRAWAPVVNQPLFPWLKTLYPVWARLTPEKLALATKVALAELLLSGCTTAADHHYLFPDGLENAIDVQVETVRELGMRAMLTRGSMSLGEKDGGLPPQQTVQEGQVILDDSQRLIHEYHERGDGAQIQIALAPCSPFSVTPEIMSASADLANKLDVRLHTHLAETLDEEDFCLQRFGLRTVDYLDSVGWLGPRTWLAHGIHFNPDEIARLGAAGTGICHCPSSNMRLASGICPSIELTDAGALFGLGVDGSASNDASNMILEARQALYIQRLRYGAEKITPERVLGWATKGSASLLGRTDIGELAVGKQADLALFKLDELRFSGSHDPISALLLCGADRADRVMVGGKWRVVDGQVEGLDLKGLIADHSQAARQLIAGT is encoded by the coding sequence ATGCCTGCGACCCGTATCTGGTTAAAAAATCCCCTCGCCATTTTCACGGCCAACGGTCTCGATGCCCGTGGCGGCCTGGTGCTGCAAGACGGTGTGATCACCGAAGTGCTCGGCGCCGGCCAGCAACCTTCCGCCCCGTGCAATGAAGTGTTCGACGCCCGTGAGCACGTGATCCTGCCGGGCCTGATCAACACCCATCACCACTTCTATCAGACCCTGACCCGCGCCTGGGCGCCGGTGGTCAATCAGCCGTTGTTCCCGTGGCTGAAAACCCTGTACCCGGTCTGGGCGCGCCTGACGCCTGAAAAACTCGCCCTCGCCACCAAAGTCGCGCTGGCCGAGTTGCTGTTGTCGGGTTGCACCACCGCCGCCGACCATCACTACCTGTTCCCGGATGGCCTGGAAAACGCCATCGACGTGCAAGTCGAAACCGTGCGCGAACTGGGCATGCGCGCCATGCTCACCCGGGGTTCGATGAGCCTCGGCGAGAAGGACGGCGGCCTGCCACCGCAGCAGACCGTGCAGGAAGGCCAGGTGATTCTCGACGACAGTCAGCGGCTGATTCACGAGTACCACGAGCGTGGCGACGGCGCGCAAATCCAGATCGCTCTGGCGCCGTGCTCACCGTTCTCGGTGACCCCGGAAATCATGTCCGCCAGCGCCGATCTGGCGAACAAACTCGATGTGCGTCTGCACACTCACCTCGCCGAAACCCTCGACGAAGAAGATTTCTGCCTGCAACGCTTCGGCCTGCGCACCGTGGATTATCTGGACAGCGTCGGCTGGCTCGGCCCACGCACGTGGCTGGCCCACGGCATCCATTTCAACCCCGACGAAATCGCCCGACTCGGCGCAGCCGGCACCGGTATCTGCCACTGCCCGAGCTCGAACATGCGCCTCGCTTCCGGCATCTGCCCGAGCATCGAGTTGACCGATGCCGGCGCATTGTTCGGTCTCGGTGTGGACGGTTCGGCGTCCAATGACGCGTCGAACATGATCCTCGAAGCGCGTCAGGCCCTGTACATCCAGCGCCTGCGTTATGGCGCCGAAAAGATCACCCCGGAACGCGTGCTGGGCTGGGCGACCAAGGGCTCGGCGAGCCTGCTGGGTCGTACCGACATCGGCGAACTGGCGGTCGGCAAGCAAGCGGATCTGGCGTTGTTCAAGCTCGATGAGCTGCGCTTCTCCGGCAGTCATGATCCGATCTCGGCATTGCTGTTGTGCGGCGCGGACCGGGCGGATCGGGTGATGGTCGGCGGCAAGTGGCGTGTGGTTGACGGGCAGGTTGAAGGCCTGGATCTCAAAGGCCTGATTGCCGATCACAGCCAGGCGGCTCGGCAGTTGATCGCTGGAACCTGA
- a CDS encoding SDR family oxidoreductase → MSALNPAKHALIIGASRGLGLGLVKTLLADGWRVTATVRNPSNADALKALGNVQVEKLDMDDQQAVIALSQQLKGETFDLLFVNAGVKGPDVQTPGGATLAEVGQLFFTNAVAPINLAQRFVGQIRDGSGVLAFMSSVLGSVTMPDAPELALYKASKAALNSMTNSFVTQLGDQKLTVLSLHPGWVKTDMGGEGADIDVETSTRGLVDQVDAFAGKGGHHFVNYKGETIPW, encoded by the coding sequence ATGTCCGCACTTAATCCTGCCAAGCACGCATTGATCATCGGCGCCTCCCGGGGCCTGGGCCTGGGACTGGTGAAAACCCTGCTGGCCGACGGCTGGCGAGTGACCGCCACGGTTCGCAACCCTTCCAACGCCGATGCGTTGAAAGCACTGGGCAACGTACAAGTCGAAAAGCTCGACATGGACGACCAGCAAGCGGTGATCGCCCTGAGCCAGCAGCTCAAGGGCGAGACCTTCGACCTGTTGTTCGTCAACGCCGGAGTCAAGGGCCCTGACGTGCAGACGCCGGGCGGTGCAACGCTGGCAGAAGTCGGTCAGCTGTTCTTCACCAACGCCGTGGCGCCGATCAATCTGGCCCAGCGCTTCGTCGGGCAGATCCGCGACGGCAGCGGCGTGCTGGCGTTCATGAGCTCGGTACTCGGCAGCGTGACCATGCCCGACGCGCCGGAACTGGCGCTGTACAAGGCCAGCAAAGCGGCACTGAACTCGATGACCAACAGCTTCGTCACGCAACTGGGCGATCAGAAACTCACAGTGCTGTCGCTGCATCCGGGCTGGGTGAAAACCGACATGGGCGGCGAAGGTGCCGACATCGACGTGGAGACCAGCACCCGTGGCCTGGTGGATCAGGTGGACGCGTTTGCCGGCAAGGGCGGCCACCACTTCGTGAACTACAAGGGTGAAACCATTCCCTGGTAA
- a CDS encoding MerR family DNA-binding transcriptional regulator, which translates to MRIGELAQACDVSRDTLRFYEERGLIAAQRSANGYRDYPPEMAQLVLYIKTAQRLGFTLSEIGSSVGALWQSPNPDTAVTQLLQDKLKLIETRMAELGELRHELQHRLGQRCPLNP; encoded by the coding sequence ATGCGCATCGGTGAGTTAGCCCAGGCCTGCGATGTAAGCCGTGACACGCTGCGTTTCTACGAGGAGCGCGGATTGATCGCGGCGCAACGCAGCGCCAACGGTTATCGCGACTATCCACCGGAGATGGCGCAACTGGTGCTCTACATCAAGACTGCGCAGCGTCTGGGCTTTACCCTCAGCGAGATCGGCAGCAGCGTTGGCGCGTTGTGGCAATCGCCCAACCCCGACACAGCCGTGACGCAACTGCTACAAGACAAACTCAAGCTGATCGAAACCCGCATGGCCGAACTCGGCGAGCTGCGTCACGAATTGCAGCATCGGCTCGGTCAACGCTGTCCATTGAACCCGTGA